The Limanda limanda chromosome 20, fLimLim1.1, whole genome shotgun sequence genome has a segment encoding these proteins:
- the lztfl1 gene encoding leucine zipper transcription factor-like protein 1, with protein sequence MAEFGFNEQHQSEVINYMRFARSKRVLRLKTIDSCFEELKDSRLVEETFTVDEVREMLDGLQVVVRGEVEMELINTAHTNVLLLRQLFSQAEKFYLRLQSDISELENRELLEQVAEFEKTDFKTTDKIHQETNKPKLAPLNEGGVSELLNKEIARLQEENNKLKTRLRTLESQAMSALDERTRAERALKDLQKVQGEQQFADQSQEINCLEDTVAALKEDYERSLNANAVSHKDLQENLISSKHELLRVQEQLTLAEKELDRKFQQTAAYRNMKEILTKKNEQIKDIRKRLQRYEPNE encoded by the exons ATG GCTGAATTTGGATTCAACGAGCAGCATCAGAGCGAAGTCATCAACTACATGCGATTTGCTCGCTCCAAGAGGGTCCTGAGGCTCAAGACCATTGATTCATGCTTCGAGGAACTCAAGGACAGCAG GCTGGTGGAGGAAACCTTCACGGTGGATGAGGTGAGGGAGATGCTGGACGGGCTGCAGGTGGTGGTGCgaggggaggtggagatggagctcATCAACACGGCCCACACCAACGTGCTGCTGCTCAGGCAGCTCTTCTCCCAGGCCGAGAAGTTCTACCTCCGGCTGCAGAGCGACATCTCAGAGCTGGAGAACAG AGAGCTGTTAGAACAAGTGGCTGAATTTGAGAAGACCGACTTTAAAACCACTGATAAG ATACaccaggaaacaaacaaacccaagtTAGCGCCGCTGAATGAAGGTGGAGTGTCGGAGCTTCTCAACAAG GAGATAGCAAGACTACAGGAGGAAAACAATAAACTGAAAACCAGGCTGCGGACTTTAGAATCCCAG GCCATGAGTGCACTGGATGAGAGAACCAGGGCCGAGCGAGCTCTGAAGGATCTTCAGAAGGTGCAGGGTGAACAGCAG TTTGCTGATCAATCCCAGGAGATCAACTGTCTAGAGGACACAGTGGCGGCTCTGAAAGAGGACTACGAACGGTCTCTCAACGCCAACGCTGTCTCCCACAAGGATCTGCAGGAGAACCTGatctcttccaaacatgagCTGCTTCGAGTGCAGGAGCAGCTGACCCTGGCCGAGAAG GAGTTGGACAGGAAGTTCCAGCAAACTGCAGCCTACCGCAACATGAAGGAAATCCTGACCAAGAAAAACGAGCAGATCAAAGATATTAGAAAACGACTGCAGAG ATACGAGCCCAACGAATGA